A single region of the Massilia sp. erpn genome encodes:
- a CDS encoding response regulator, with protein sequence MAARVLIIEDNQANMDLLVYLLDAVGHQPLSAFDGEQGVALAHSERPDLIVCDLHLPKLDGHGVLQALRSHPATRGIPVIAASALPVNDNGAALRRAGFTGCVPKSLEPDVLVPALEAYLPPALRIGHLPPGHEEIVAAPVMPAGGHAAIHILLLDAAPEYAGLSRSLLSHFGYRLTVVSEAAQIAACTVEHFDLLLCDIGLPDVGRQALVAQVLHSFAQLPAILIQPDDAGAPPSDRSRPVQQLSHPLEPAQLAAAIDAQLAAAQPETSDIMDISSS encoded by the coding sequence ATGGCGGCACGCGTACTGATCATCGAGGACAACCAGGCCAATATGGATTTGCTGGTCTACCTGCTGGACGCCGTGGGCCACCAGCCGCTGTCGGCCTTCGATGGCGAACAGGGCGTGGCGCTGGCGCACAGCGAACGGCCCGACCTGATCGTCTGCGACCTGCACCTGCCCAAGCTCGATGGCCACGGCGTGCTGCAGGCCCTGCGCAGCCATCCCGCCACGCGCGGCATTCCCGTGATCGCCGCCAGCGCCCTGCCGGTCAACGACAACGGCGCTGCGCTGCGCCGCGCCGGCTTTACCGGCTGCGTGCCCAAATCGCTGGAGCCGGACGTGCTGGTGCCGGCACTGGAAGCGTATCTGCCGCCCGCCTTGCGCATCGGCCATCTGCCGCCCGGGCATGAAGAGATCGTGGCGGCACCCGTTATGCCGGCCGGCGGCCACGCCGCCATCCACATCCTGCTGCTGGACGCCGCGCCCGAGTATGCGGGGCTGAGCCGCAGCCTGCTATCTCACTTCGGCTACCGCCTGACGGTGGTTTCCGAAGCGGCCCAGATTGCGGCCTGCACGGTCGAGCATTTCGATTTGCTGCTGTGCGACATTGGCCTGCCCGACGTCGGCCGTCAAGCCTTGGTCGCGCAAGTGCTGCACAGCTTCGCGCAACTGCCCGCCATCCTGATCCAGCCCGACGACGCCGGCGCCCCGCCGTCCGACCGCAGCCGGCCCGTGCAGCAGCTCTCCCACCCGCTCGAACCGGCCCAGCTCGCCGCCGCCATCGACGCCCAGCTCGCTGCGGCCCAGCCTGAAACAAGCGACATTATGGACATTTCGTCATCGTAG
- a CDS encoding M1 family metallopeptidase, with the protein MKRLPFGLAVFSLALSAFAAEPFDDKFRQLDELLPTATPYRTASGAPGHAYWQQRADYTIRATLDEAKRAISGSGQITYHNNSPDTLRYLWLQLDQNIYKPDSDARRMLTAPSREAWTRARNEEEGMKFEGLRGILAGREFDGGFKIAGVKTAGGQTLKYTINQTMMRIDLPTPLKPGERFSFGVDWEYKINEQKVLGGRSGYEYFEADKNALFEIAQWFPRMAAYYDVAGWQHKQFIGSGEFTLEFGDYDVKLTVPADHVVASTGELQNPNEVLSAAQRERLQRARSSSKPVVIVTQAEAEAAEKSVSKASKTWHFKAKNVRDFAWASSRKFIWDAQGYKKDGTDVMAMSYYPKEGNPLWEKYSTPAIIHTIEQYNKYSFDYPYPTAISVNGPVGGMEYPMISFNGPRPVKDKKTGEITYSKRSKYGLIGVIIHEVGHNYFPMIVNSDERQWTWMDEGLNTFVQYLAEQAWEEHYPQSRGEPRAIADYMRSKNQVPIMTNSESLLQFGNNAYAKPAAGLNILRETILGRELFDYAFREYARRWKFKRPTPADFFRTMEDASGTDLDWFWRGWFYTTDPVDISVDGISEVGVSSKNPETEKAWKKARRDAEPESLTDQRNKGMARRLDAHPELKDFYNEHDDFTVTNKDRNKYQEDVEKLEPWEKELLAQGKHIYLVDFSNLGGMVMPLILELELKSGKKYIERVPAEVWRYSPKKITKLIVTDEPLVSLTHDPYWETADIDNSNNAWPRKVTPSRLELYKMEQGRDNLMKDFATPLKTKEPEDEKKPANGKDAKADAEIGKK; encoded by the coding sequence ATGAAGCGTCTGCCTTTCGGCCTGGCTGTGTTCAGCCTGGCCCTTTCTGCCTTTGCCGCCGAACCGTTCGACGACAAATTCCGCCAGCTCGACGAACTGCTGCCCACCGCCACGCCCTACCGCACCGCTTCCGGCGCGCCCGGCCACGCCTACTGGCAGCAGCGCGCCGATTACACCATCCGCGCCACGCTGGATGAGGCCAAGCGCGCCATCAGCGGCAGCGGCCAGATCACTTACCACAATAATTCGCCCGACACGCTGCGCTATCTGTGGCTGCAGCTGGACCAGAATATCTACAAGCCCGACTCCGACGCGCGCCGCATGCTGACCGCGCCGTCGCGCGAAGCGTGGACCCGCGCCCGCAACGAAGAAGAAGGCATGAAGTTCGAAGGCTTGCGCGGCATCCTGGCCGGCCGCGAATTCGATGGCGGCTTCAAGATCGCCGGCGTGAAAACAGCCGGCGGCCAGACGCTGAAGTACACCATCAACCAGACCATGATGCGCATCGACCTGCCCACGCCGCTGAAACCTGGCGAGCGTTTCAGCTTCGGCGTGGACTGGGAATACAAGATCAACGAGCAGAAGGTGCTGGGCGGCCGTTCCGGCTACGAATACTTCGAAGCGGACAAGAACGCCCTGTTCGAAATCGCCCAGTGGTTCCCGCGCATGGCGGCCTACTACGATGTGGCGGGCTGGCAGCACAAGCAGTTCATCGGCTCCGGCGAGTTCACGCTGGAATTCGGCGACTATGACGTGAAGCTGACCGTGCCGGCCGACCACGTGGTGGCCAGCACCGGCGAGCTGCAAAATCCGAACGAGGTGCTGAGCGCGGCCCAGCGCGAGCGCCTGCAGCGTGCGCGCAGCAGCAGCAAGCCGGTGGTGATCGTGACCCAGGCCGAAGCCGAAGCGGCCGAGAAGTCGGTCAGCAAGGCCAGCAAGACCTGGCACTTCAAAGCGAAGAATGTGCGCGACTTCGCCTGGGCTTCCAGCCGTAAATTCATCTGGGACGCCCAGGGCTACAAGAAGGACGGCACGGACGTGATGGCCATGTCCTACTATCCGAAGGAAGGCAATCCGCTGTGGGAGAAATATTCGACCCCGGCCATCATCCACACCATCGAACAGTACAACAAGTACAGCTTCGACTACCCCTACCCGACCGCGATCTCGGTCAACGGGCCGGTGGGCGGCATGGAGTATCCGATGATCTCCTTCAATGGTCCGCGCCCGGTCAAGGACAAGAAGACCGGCGAGATCACCTATTCCAAGCGCAGCAAGTATGGCCTGATCGGCGTCATCATCCACGAAGTGGGCCACAACTACTTCCCGATGATCGTCAATTCCGACGAGCGCCAGTGGACCTGGATGGACGAGGGCTTGAACACCTTCGTGCAATATCTGGCCGAACAGGCATGGGAAGAGCACTATCCGCAGTCGCGTGGCGAACCGCGCGCCATTGCCGACTATATGCGCTCGAAAAACCAGGTGCCCATCATGACCAACTCGGAGTCCCTGCTCCAGTTTGGCAATAACGCCTACGCCAAGCCGGCGGCGGGCCTGAACATCCTGCGCGAGACCATCCTGGGCCGCGAGCTGTTTGACTATGCCTTCCGCGAATATGCGCGGCGCTGGAAGTTCAAGCGCCCCACCCCGGCCGACTTCTTCCGCACCATGGAAGACGCTTCCGGCACGGACCTGGACTGGTTCTGGCGCGGCTGGTTCTACACCACCGACCCGGTCGACATCAGCGTCGATGGCATCAGCGAAGTGGGCGTGAGCAGCAAGAATCCGGAAACCGAGAAGGCCTGGAAGAAGGCGCGCCGCGACGCCGAACCGGAATCGCTCACCGACCAGCGCAACAAGGGCATGGCGCGCCGCCTCGACGCCCATCCCGAACTGAAAGACTTCTACAACGAGCACGACGACTTCACGGTCACCAACAAGGACCGCAACAAGTACCAGGAAGATGTCGAGAAGCTGGAACCGTGGGAGAAGGAGCTGCTGGCCCAGGGCAAGCATATCTACCTGGTGGACTTCAGTAATCTGGGCGGCATGGTCATGCCCCTGATCCTGGAGCTGGAACTGAAGTCGGGCAAAAAATACATCGAGCGCGTGCCGGCCGAAGTGTGGCGCTATTCGCCGAAGAAAATCACCAAATTGATCGTCACCGACGAGCCGCTGGTGAGCCTGACCCACGATCCTTACTGGGAAACGGCCGACATCGACAACAGCAACAACGCCTGGCCGCGCAAGGTCACGCCGTCGCGCCTGGAGCTGTACAAGATGGAACAGGGCCGCGATAACCTGATGAAGGACTTCGCCACCCCGCTCAAAACCAAGGAGCCGGAAGACGAGAAGAAACCCGCCAACGGCAAGGACGCCAAGGCGGATGCAGAGATCGGCAAGAAGTAA
- a CDS encoding DUF6702 family protein has translation MPVPRLLRATVAAALLCLGAAGHAHNYHMGIADISHNARTGSTEVVHTYTAHDVEALLTNLYQRQFDLGREEDQQAFRRYLDKQFHLSVDGRRLPLQWVGMQLRSDTVTVFQEIAKTALPAGAVLHNAVLSDFLPTQINTVNISAASDGRAAQTLIFNSQKNEQQLP, from the coding sequence ATGCCCGTCCCCCGTCTTCTGCGCGCGACCGTGGCCGCCGCCCTGCTCTGCCTGGGCGCGGCCGGCCATGCCCATAACTACCATATGGGCATCGCCGATATCAGCCACAATGCGCGCACCGGCAGCACGGAAGTGGTGCACACCTACACGGCGCACGATGTGGAGGCGCTGCTGACCAATCTCTACCAGCGCCAGTTCGACCTGGGGCGGGAAGAGGACCAGCAAGCCTTCCGCCGCTATCTGGACAAGCAGTTCCACCTGAGCGTGGACGGCCGCCGCCTGCCGCTGCAATGGGTGGGCATGCAGCTGCGTTCGGACACTGTGACCGTGTTCCAGGAAATCGCAAAGACCGCCCTGCCCGCAGGCGCCGTACTGCACAACGCCGTCCTGAGCGACTTCCTGCCCACGCAGATCAATACCGTCAATATCAGCGCCGCCAGCGATGGCCGCGCCGCCCAGACCCTCATCTTCAACTCGCAAAAGAACGAACAGCAGCTGCCCTGA
- a CDS encoding 2OG-Fe dioxygenase family protein: MSSAAPTFTHPAQVSEALRAHGYALLPPQDVAALAGCKVADLDSLLPSWEQLELDNYLKDGGRYRRRRHACFVQTPQELNQAPHRAHWQPVEYNALHGGMHRLFEPVLAETVANPAWQGLVNGIGRLCFAARPQPVWYVEAHQFRIDTADGIGRPTPEGAHRDGVDFVAVLLVARHEIKGGETRIFEADGPNGKRFTLSEPWSLLLMDDAVVIHESTPIQPLTDHGHRDTLVLTYRAGGFQGESN; the protein is encoded by the coding sequence ATGAGTTCTGCCGCCCCCACCTTCACCCATCCCGCCCAGGTCAGCGAGGCGTTGCGCGCCCATGGTTATGCCCTGCTGCCGCCGCAGGACGTGGCGGCGCTGGCCGGCTGCAAGGTGGCGGACCTGGATAGCCTGCTGCCCAGCTGGGAGCAGCTGGAACTCGACAATTACCTGAAGGACGGCGGCCGCTATCGGCGCCGCCGCCACGCCTGTTTCGTGCAGACGCCGCAGGAGCTGAACCAGGCGCCGCACCGTGCCCACTGGCAGCCGGTCGAATACAACGCCCTGCACGGCGGCATGCACCGCCTGTTCGAGCCAGTGCTGGCCGAGACGGTCGCCAATCCGGCCTGGCAAGGCCTGGTGAACGGCATCGGCCGTCTGTGCTTCGCCGCGCGCCCGCAGCCAGTCTGGTATGTGGAGGCCCACCAGTTCCGCATCGATACCGCCGACGGCATCGGCCGCCCGACGCCGGAAGGCGCCCACCGCGACGGCGTCGACTTCGTCGCCGTGCTGCTGGTGGCGCGCCATGAGATCAAGGGCGGCGAGACGCGCATCTTTGAAGCCGATGGCCCGAACGGCAAGCGCTTCACGCTGAGCGAGCCATGGTCGCTGCTGCTGATGGACGACGCCGTGGTGATACATGAATCGACGCCGATCCAGCCGCTGACGGATCACGGTCACCGCGACACCCTGGTGCTGACCTACCGCGCCGGCGGCTTCCAGGGCGAAAGCAACTGA
- a CDS encoding MarR family winged helix-turn-helix transcriptional regulator: MTTTAANPLHQVPRLDAQLCFALYSTSLAMNKLYRKLLRKLGLTYSQYLVMMVLWEQNEQTVSALGERLFLDSATLTPLLKRMEQAALIHRNRCPNDERQVIISLSEQGDKLREEAAKLPEQVLCASGCDVAQIVDMKETLNTLRASLMKNA, translated from the coding sequence ATGACTACCACTGCCGCCAATCCCCTGCACCAGGTCCCCCGCCTGGACGCCCAGCTTTGCTTTGCGCTGTATTCGACTTCGCTGGCGATGAACAAGCTCTACCGCAAGCTGCTGCGCAAGTTAGGGCTGACTTACTCGCAATACCTGGTGATGATGGTGTTGTGGGAGCAGAACGAACAAACCGTGTCGGCCCTGGGCGAGCGCCTCTTCCTCGATTCGGCCACCCTGACCCCACTGCTCAAGCGCATGGAGCAGGCGGCGCTGATCCACCGCAACCGCTGCCCCAACGACGAGCGCCAGGTCATCATTTCGCTGTCGGAGCAAGGCGACAAGCTGCGCGAAGAAGCCGCCAAGCTGCCCGAGCAGGTGCTATGCGCCAGCGGCTGCGACGTGGCGCAGATTGTCGACATGAAGGAAACCTTGAATACCCTACGGGCCAGCCTGATGAAAAACGCCTGA
- a CDS encoding TonB-dependent receptor: protein MTRHSSALRFCSATFLLLCAPLTALADDPFVQRVLVDGSRISQLGLADAAGMGSVSQRQLEARTNYRPGELLEATPGLIVSQHSGEGKANQFYLRGFNLDHGTDLRTTVDEMPVNQRSHGHGQGWTDLNFLIPELSARLDYKKGPYSAAEGDFASAGAASITYANRLLRGVASVTGGQNGYARALLADSPELGKGALLYAIEALHNDGPFTRGDNYRKVNGVLRYSEGYANNGFNLTAMAYRANWNATDQIPQRAIASGELGRFDAIDNSDGGAARRFSLSGQWRRTAEDSSSKVSAYLIANRLQLFSNFTYFMDDPVNGDQFAQPDRRVTSGVNASHSWHRHEGELASTTTIGLQAQNDNIHNGLYHTKARQTLEVTRADHIVESSLGLYVENQTRWTPTFRTVAGVRADHYRFKVASDHPENSGKANDTLVSPSLNLIFGPWAQTELYVNAGNGFHSNDARGTTISVDPKSKEAVDKVTPLARSRGLEIGVRSEWVPRLQSSISLYRLDFDSELVFIGDAGNTEAGRPSRRYGVEFSNYYKPLPWLSIDADIAFAKARYRNDDPAGRRIPGAVEGVGQLAVTVDNLGPWSGALRLRYFGPRPLAEDNQVRSKASTTLNGRIGYRFNKDTHLELEAFNLANRRVSAIDYYYASRLRGETEAVEDVHFHPIEARSLRLTLSRTF from the coding sequence ATGACACGCCATTCTTCCGCACTCCGTTTCTGCTCCGCCACCTTCCTGCTGCTGTGCGCCCCGCTCACGGCGCTGGCCGACGATCCCTTTGTGCAGCGCGTGCTGGTCGACGGCTCGCGCATCAGCCAGCTCGGCCTGGCCGACGCGGCCGGCATGGGCAGCGTCAGCCAGCGCCAGCTCGAAGCACGCACCAACTACCGTCCCGGCGAACTGCTGGAAGCCACGCCCGGCCTCATCGTCAGCCAGCATAGCGGCGAGGGCAAGGCCAACCAGTTCTACCTGCGCGGCTTCAATCTGGACCACGGCACCGACCTGCGCACCACCGTCGACGAAATGCCGGTGAATCAGCGCAGCCACGGCCACGGCCAGGGCTGGACCGACCTGAATTTCCTGATCCCCGAACTCTCCGCCCGCCTCGATTACAAGAAAGGCCCGTATTCGGCGGCCGAAGGCGACTTCGCCTCGGCCGGCGCGGCATCCATCACCTACGCCAACCGCCTGCTGCGCGGTGTGGCCAGCGTCACCGGCGGCCAGAACGGCTATGCGCGCGCCCTGCTGGCCGACTCGCCGGAACTGGGCAAGGGCGCCCTGCTGTACGCCATCGAAGCCCTGCACAACGACGGCCCCTTCACGCGCGGCGACAACTACCGCAAGGTCAACGGCGTGCTGCGCTACAGCGAAGGCTATGCCAACAACGGCTTCAATCTCACGGCCATGGCTTACCGCGCCAACTGGAACGCCACCGACCAGATTCCGCAGCGCGCCATCGCCAGCGGTGAATTGGGCCGCTTCGACGCCATCGACAATAGCGACGGCGGCGCGGCGCGCCGTTTCAGCCTGTCCGGCCAATGGCGGCGCACGGCGGAGGACAGCTCGTCGAAAGTCAGCGCCTATCTGATCGCCAACCGCCTGCAGCTGTTCTCCAACTTCACCTACTTCATGGACGATCCGGTCAACGGCGACCAGTTCGCCCAGCCCGACCGCCGCGTCACCAGCGGCGTGAACGCCAGCCATAGCTGGCACCGGCACGAGGGCGAGCTGGCGTCTACCACCACCATCGGCCTGCAAGCGCAGAACGACAATATCCACAATGGCCTGTACCACACCAAGGCGCGCCAGACGCTGGAGGTGACGCGCGCAGACCATATCGTCGAATCCAGCCTGGGCCTGTATGTGGAAAACCAGACGCGCTGGACGCCCACCTTCCGCACGGTGGCCGGGGTGCGCGCCGACCATTACCGCTTCAAGGTCGCCAGCGACCATCCTGAAAATTCGGGCAAGGCCAACGACACCCTGGTCAGTCCCAGCCTGAACCTGATTTTCGGACCCTGGGCGCAGACCGAGTTGTATGTCAACGCGGGCAACGGCTTCCACAGCAACGATGCGCGCGGCACCACCATCAGCGTCGATCCGAAGAGCAAGGAGGCGGTGGACAAGGTGACGCCGCTGGCCCGCTCGCGCGGCCTGGAAATCGGCGTACGCAGCGAATGGGTGCCGCGCCTGCAAAGTTCGATCTCGCTGTACCGCCTGGACTTCGACTCCGAACTGGTCTTCATCGGCGACGCCGGCAATACCGAGGCGGGCCGCCCGAGCCGCCGCTACGGCGTGGAATTCTCCAACTACTACAAGCCCCTGCCCTGGCTCAGCATCGACGCCGACATCGCCTTCGCCAAGGCGCGCTACCGCAACGACGACCCGGCCGGCCGCCGCATTCCCGGCGCGGTGGAAGGCGTGGGCCAGTTGGCCGTCACGGTGGACAATCTCGGCCCCTGGTCGGGCGCCCTGCGCCTGCGCTACTTCGGCCCGCGCCCGCTGGCCGAGGACAATCAGGTGCGCTCCAAGGCCAGCACCACGCTGAATGGCCGCATCGGCTACCGCTTCAACAAGGATACGCACCTGGAGCTGGAAGCCTTCAACCTGGCCAACCGCCGCGTCTCGGCCATCGACTACTACTATGCTTCCCGCCTGCGCGGCGAAACCGAGGCGGTGGAGGATGTGCACTTCCATCCGATCGAAGCGCGCTCCTTGCGCCTGACCCTGAGCCGAACTTTCTAG
- a CDS encoding hybrid sensor histidine kinase/response regulator: MDSSYEIQPDEIEILIVEDSPTQAERLRRLIQSMRYGARVAANGKLALESIRERKPHLVLSDIVMPEMDGYTLCRAIKSDPTLRDIPVILVTSLTDPKDIIRGIECGADNFIRKPYAEDYLLNRIGHMLVNQKLRKDQNMEVGIALYLGDQKHFINAERQQILDLLISTYEQAVQVNSELQARERQVIELNMRLAHHAGELETINREIALKNLELAEASRMKSAFIANMSHELRTPLNAIIGFTGALLMKLPGPLTDEQDRQLNTIRNSARHLLSLINDILDVAKIEAGKVTLSVEHVQCQDLIREVADTLRPLAVQKGLELEIELAPEPAALDTDRRALTQILINLANNAIKFTEKGRVKISLSQRSEGGHRITEFAVADSGAGIREEDQAKLFQAFSQLDSTSTRHAEGAGLGLYLCQNLANLLGGALFFTSDFGKGSVFTLAMKSKLQ; this comes from the coding sequence GTGGACTCAAGCTATGAAATCCAGCCGGATGAGATCGAGATTCTCATCGTCGAAGACAGCCCGACCCAGGCCGAACGCCTGCGCCGCCTGATCCAGTCGATGCGTTACGGCGCCCGTGTGGCCGCCAACGGCAAGCTGGCGCTGGAATCGATCCGCGAACGCAAACCGCACCTGGTGCTGTCCGATATCGTGATGCCGGAGATGGACGGCTATACCCTGTGCCGCGCCATCAAGAGCGATCCCACGCTGCGCGATATCCCCGTCATCCTGGTCACCTCGCTGACCGATCCCAAGGACATCATCCGCGGCATCGAATGCGGCGCCGACAACTTCATCCGCAAGCCTTATGCGGAAGATTATCTGCTCAACCGCATCGGCCATATGCTGGTCAACCAGAAGCTGCGCAAAGACCAGAATATGGAGGTCGGCATCGCCCTCTATCTGGGCGACCAGAAGCACTTCATCAACGCCGAGCGGCAGCAGATCCTCGACCTGCTGATCTCCACCTATGAACAGGCGGTGCAGGTCAACAGCGAGCTGCAGGCGCGCGAGCGCCAGGTGATCGAGCTGAATATGCGCCTGGCCCACCACGCCGGCGAGCTGGAAACCATCAACCGCGAAATCGCGCTGAAGAATCTGGAGCTGGCCGAAGCAAGCCGCATGAAATCGGCCTTCATCGCCAATATGTCGCACGAGCTGCGCACGCCGCTGAATGCCATCATCGGCTTTACCGGCGCGCTGCTGATGAAGCTTCCCGGCCCGCTGACCGATGAGCAGGACCGCCAGCTCAACACCATCCGCAACAGCGCGCGCCACCTGCTCTCGCTGATCAACGATATTCTCGACGTGGCCAAGATCGAGGCGGGCAAGGTCACGCTTTCGGTCGAACATGTGCAGTGCCAGGATCTGATCCGCGAAGTGGCCGACACCCTGCGCCCGCTGGCCGTGCAAAAAGGCCTGGAGCTGGAAATCGAACTGGCGCCGGAGCCGGCGGCACTCGACACCGACCGCCGCGCCCTGACCCAGATCCTGATCAACCTGGCCAACAACGCCATCAAGTTCACCGAGAAGGGCCGGGTGAAGATCAGCCTGAGCCAGCGCAGCGAAGGCGGCCACCGCATCACCGAATTCGCCGTCGCCGACAGTGGCGCCGGCATCCGCGAAGAGGACCAGGCCAAGCTGTTCCAGGCCTTCTCCCAGCTCGATTCGACCTCCACCCGCCATGCCGAAGGCGCCGGTCTTGGTCTCTATCTGTGCCAGAACCTGGCCAATCTGCTGGGCGGCGCCCTGTTCTTCACCAGTGACTTCGGCAAGGGCAGCGTGTTTACGCTGGCAATGAAAAGCAAGCTGCAATAG
- a CDS encoding HD-GYP domain-containing protein — translation MNVKAKPVVLVADAVASNLIWMNSLLQERYEIKLADSGAQALRIAQQLPRPDLILLAADLPQPDGYAVCQQLKRDPDTAGIPLLLIAPAGADAEQRGFAEGAADVLLRPLVAEAVLARCALQIELGQARSLLKHESHRLAHLVEERTGELRQMVDAVIWALASLAETRNYETANHLRRMQYYVRALAQRLQQHPRFAHELSDENIAYLYKAAPLHDIGKVSIPDSILLKPGRLTEAEFAIMKLHTVYGRDAIAGVEERLGFSNTFLRFAKEVTYSHQEKFDGSGYPQGLAGDAIPVSARLLAVADVYDAMISRRVYKPAFTHETALELIRQSSGQQFDPEVVDALLAVGQQFQDIAARYADATE, via the coding sequence ATGAATGTGAAAGCAAAGCCAGTGGTGCTGGTCGCCGACGCGGTGGCCAGCAACCTGATCTGGATGAACAGCCTGCTGCAAGAGCGTTACGAAATCAAGCTGGCCGACAGCGGCGCCCAAGCCCTGCGCATCGCCCAGCAACTGCCCCGCCCCGACCTGATCCTGCTCGCTGCCGACCTGCCGCAGCCGGACGGGTACGCCGTCTGCCAGCAGCTCAAGCGCGATCCCGACACGGCCGGCATTCCCCTGCTGCTGATCGCGCCCGCCGGCGCCGACGCCGAACAGCGCGGCTTTGCCGAAGGCGCGGCCGATGTGCTGCTGCGCCCACTGGTGGCCGAAGCGGTGCTGGCGCGCTGTGCGCTGCAAATCGAGCTGGGTCAGGCGCGCAGCCTGCTCAAACACGAAAGCCACCGCCTGGCGCATCTGGTGGAGGAGCGCACCGGCGAGCTGCGCCAGATGGTCGATGCCGTGATCTGGGCCCTGGCTTCGCTGGCCGAAACGCGCAATTACGAAACGGCCAACCACCTGCGCCGCATGCAGTACTATGTGCGCGCCCTGGCGCAGCGCCTGCAGCAGCATCCACGCTTCGCCCACGAGCTGAGCGACGAGAATATCGCGTATCTGTACAAGGCCGCGCCGCTGCACGATATCGGCAAGGTCAGCATCCCCGATTCCATCCTGCTCAAGCCGGGCCGCCTGACCGAAGCCGAATTCGCCATCATGAAGCTGCACACCGTGTATGGCCGCGACGCTATCGCCGGCGTGGAAGAGCGTCTGGGCTTCAGCAATACCTTCCTGCGTTTCGCCAAGGAAGTCACCTACTCGCACCAGGAGAAATTCGACGGCAGCGGCTATCCGCAAGGCCTGGCGGGCGATGCGATTCCCGTTTCGGCGCGCCTGCTGGCGGTGGCCGACGTGTACGACGCCATGATCTCGCGCCGCGTCTACAAGCCGGCCTTCACCCACGAGACGGCGCTGGAGCTGATACGCCAGTCCAGCGGCCAGCAGTTCGACCCGGAAGTGGTCGATGCACTGCTGGCGGTGGGGCAGCAATTCCAGGATATCGCGGCGCGCTACGCCGATGCGACAGAGTAA
- a CDS encoding CerR family C-terminal domain-containing protein: MIDKTPTRKPRSDGEQSRERLLLAAMRLFAEQGYARTSTREIALAAGANVAAISYYFGDKAGLYRASLTDLMPLPESNIEMFNQPHFTLRQALEGFYAQLLAPVMQGELAQLCMRMWMREMIEPTGLWTEEIINGIKPEHLAMTEVLARHLGVPLPSDDVQRLVHAIAAMAVQLMIGRDVIHICSPRLMEGPDPIGHWIQHLVRYAEALVAAEKTRLQEEGKA; the protein is encoded by the coding sequence ATGATTGACAAAACCCCCACCCGAAAACCCCGCTCCGATGGCGAGCAGTCGCGTGAACGCCTGCTGCTGGCGGCCATGCGCCTGTTCGCGGAACAGGGCTATGCGCGTACCTCGACACGCGAGATTGCCTTGGCGGCGGGCGCCAATGTGGCTGCGATCAGCTACTACTTTGGCGACAAGGCAGGCTTGTACCGCGCCAGCCTGACCGATCTGATGCCGCTGCCGGAATCGAATATCGAAATGTTCAACCAGCCGCATTTCACGCTGCGCCAGGCGCTGGAGGGTTTCTACGCCCAGTTGCTGGCGCCCGTGATGCAGGGCGAGTTGGCCCAGCTCTGCATGCGCATGTGGATGCGCGAGATGATCGAGCCGACCGGCTTGTGGACCGAGGAAATCATCAACGGCATCAAGCCTGAGCATCTGGCGATGACGGAGGTGCTGGCGCGCCATCTCGGCGTGCCGCTGCCCAGCGACGATGTGCAAAGGCTGGTGCACGCGATCGCCGCCATGGCGGTGCAGCTGATGATCGGCCGCGATGTCATCCATATCTGCTCGCCGCGCCTGATGGAGGGGCCGGACCCGATCGGTCACTGGATTCAACACCTGGTCCGTTATGCCGAAGCCCTGGTCGCGGCGGAGAAGACCAGACTACAAGAAGAAGGGAAAGCATGA